Proteins encoded together in one Planctomyces sp. SH-PL14 window:
- a CDS encoding DUF1559 domain-containing protein, with protein MFPAVAPHGLSTFPPEWWLRQGCLPKFKETPLMLLSHRRQSRGFTLIELLVVIAIIAVLVAILLPAVQQAREAARNSQCKNNLKQLGIAMHSYHEVHGMFPPPQGKSVWDNGNYYRAFSAQAMMLPYLDQAALYSKLDMSLMYSQAPNGTADGTPYRVRLASMLCPSDRDWVGVEGGNNYVMSAGPSLYWVAVANQIGMFNKDRTTNLRDLSDGASNTIAASESLKGDNDGAAYNLRTDIGKGVARPSGAPDVNWTQAQIDTFAASSLGSAASHYSHGRRDWLNGLTGATIFNTMANPNWRAPDASTGTGGVMDGAGVYAARSNHTGGVNALLGDGSIQFISENIDLNIWQSLGHTSDGKKVAL; from the coding sequence ATGTTTCCCGCCGTTGCGCCGCACGGTCTCTCCACGTTCCCGCCTGAGTGGTGGCTCCGCCAGGGCTGCCTCCCCAAGTTCAAGGAAACTCCGCTGATGTTGTTGTCGCACCGCCGCCAGTCGCGCGGCTTCACGCTCATTGAGTTGCTGGTGGTGATCGCCATCATCGCGGTTCTCGTCGCCATTCTGCTGCCGGCCGTGCAGCAGGCCCGCGAAGCGGCCCGGAATTCTCAGTGCAAGAACAATCTCAAGCAGCTTGGGATTGCGATGCACAGCTACCACGAAGTGCACGGCATGTTCCCGCCCCCGCAGGGGAAGTCCGTCTGGGACAACGGGAACTACTACCGGGCCTTCAGCGCCCAGGCGATGATGCTCCCGTACCTGGACCAGGCCGCCCTGTACAGCAAGCTCGACATGAGCCTCATGTACAGCCAGGCGCCGAACGGCACCGCCGACGGCACCCCGTACCGCGTCCGCCTGGCCTCCATGCTCTGTCCGTCCGACCGCGATTGGGTCGGCGTCGAAGGGGGCAACAACTACGTGATGTCGGCCGGTCCCTCGCTGTACTGGGTCGCGGTCGCCAACCAGATCGGCATGTTCAACAAGGACCGCACGACGAACCTGCGGGACCTCTCCGACGGTGCGTCGAACACGATCGCCGCCTCCGAGTCGCTGAAGGGTGACAACGACGGCGCGGCGTACAACCTCCGAACGGACATCGGCAAGGGCGTGGCCCGTCCCTCGGGAGCTCCGGACGTCAACTGGACGCAGGCCCAGATCGACACCTTCGCCGCCAGCTCGCTGGGGAGCGCGGCGTCGCACTACAGCCACGGCCGTCGCGACTGGCTCAACGGCCTGACCGGCGCCACGATCTTCAACACGATGGCCAATCCGAACTGGCGCGCTCCGGATGCCTCGACCGGCACGGGCGGCGTGATGGACGGAGCGGGCGTGTACGCGGCCCGCAGCAACCACACCGGCGGGGTGAACGCCCTCCTCGGTGACGGCTCGATCCAGTTCATTTCCGAGAACATCGACCTGAACATCTGGCAGTCGCTGGGCCACACCTCCGACGGCAAGAAGGTCGCTCTGTAA